One genomic region from Haloplasma contractile SSD-17B encodes:
- a CDS encoding carbohydrate ABC transporter permease, protein MIDRYSKYGYFFIIPFFVIFLLFHVYPIFYTLYLSFTEYDGFGDATLVGFKNYSDVFTDKFFWQAILNTVKMWGGNIILQLGLALVLVVIFSDLQYRIKGLGKFRAVFFLPNLVAATSVALFFSILLDTDYGVLNSLIGKKIPWIENPIFAQSSVAVIQTWMWFGNTFILLMAGVQAIGKEYFEAAVIDGAGRFQILKNITLPLIRPIFIYVAITSLIGGMQLFEIPYLLPEDQEPGLRTVIIYVYRLAFESDRYGKAAAVSYVLFLMLVLISGIFMYFSTLKGMKEAKANA, encoded by the coding sequence ATGATTGATCGTTATTCTAAATATGGTTATTTTTTCATAATACCATTTTTTGTTATATTTCTATTATTTCATGTGTATCCCATCTTTTACACACTATACCTAAGTTTTACCGAATATGATGGGTTTGGAGATGCTACATTAGTAGGATTTAAAAATTACTCAGACGTATTTACAGACAAATTTTTCTGGCAGGCAATACTTAATACCGTTAAAATGTGGGGAGGAAACATTATTCTCCAGTTAGGACTTGCCTTAGTTTTAGTTGTTATTTTTAGTGATTTACAGTATCGAATAAAAGGGTTAGGAAAGTTTAGAGCAGTATTCTTCTTGCCGAACTTAGTAGCAGCAACATCTGTTGCACTATTCTTCTCAATTCTTTTAGATACGGATTATGGTGTATTAAACAGTTTAATTGGTAAGAAAATACCGTGGATTGAGAATCCAATTTTTGCCCAATCATCTGTTGCAGTAATCCAAACATGGATGTGGTTTGGTAATACATTTATATTATTAATGGCTGGTGTTCAAGCAATAGGAAAAGAATACTTTGAAGCCGCGGTAATTGACGGTGCAGGACGTTTTCAAATTCTTAAGAATATCACACTGCCGTTAATTAGACCAATTTTCATCTATGTTGCTATTACCTCACTAATTGGTGGTATGCAATTGTTTGAAATCCCATATTTATTACCAGAAGACCAAGAACCTGGATTAAGAACGGTTATTATTTATGTATATAGACTGGCATTTGAATCGGATCGCTACGGTAAAGCGGCAGCAGTATCGTATGTACTATTTCTAATGTTAGTACTTATATCAGGAATCTTCATGTATTTCTCAACATTAAAAGGTATGAAGGAGGCAAAAGCAAATGCATAA
- a CDS encoding ABC transporter substrate-binding protein has translation MKKILALVVVFAFALTLSACNKDDNKLVIWSFTDELEAQGDIEYWEEMYSEKYDGMEIEYVVVDTADYMTKIKPVLKSGKGAPDVFTGELDMIKNFMEAGYMADLEKMMKDDEDIDFDAVEADFIPYVWQSGQDADGTLRGLSWQSTPGAVFFRADLAELVWPNWDTVTPSDNAPSDVATDADGTYQFIYDFMSYEKFNSKEQLVTTAQEVVDSGQNIKLFPDEQAIRFFAQGENPKSWLKDGSINPERMYDQIEYMEIAKDFYSDDTASAFTINAGEWSPEWFGGISGPVSPVDSDTEYQIMSYTLPTWGLFHVMEPSSMVKDDDGNVTSTYGDWRLASGPNSYYWGGTFLGVYTNSEKKDAAYDFIKSMTLDTDRMLERARENGDVYSRISIMETISSEYSGNPFLGGQNHFDYFLPEAQKIDVSTVTKHDRQLDTLLGTYVEDYRTGEKTLEEALNEFYDEVEATLGEEYVTHDLPTAPRS, from the coding sequence ATGAAAAAGATACTTGCTTTAGTTGTAGTATTTGCTTTTGCTTTAACATTAAGTGCTTGTAATAAAGATGATAACAAGCTTGTAATCTGGTCATTTACAGATGAATTAGAAGCACAAGGAGACATTGAATATTGGGAAGAGATGTACAGTGAAAAATACGATGGTATGGAGATTGAGTATGTAGTTGTTGATACAGCTGACTACATGACAAAAATCAAGCCAGTATTAAAATCAGGTAAAGGTGCTCCAGACGTATTTACTGGAGAATTAGATATGATCAAGAACTTTATGGAAGCTGGATACATGGCTGACCTAGAGAAAATGATGAAGGATGACGAAGATATCGATTTCGATGCAGTGGAAGCTGACTTCATTCCTTACGTTTGGCAATCAGGACAAGATGCAGATGGAACGCTTAGAGGGCTTTCATGGCAATCAACACCTGGTGCTGTATTCTTTAGAGCTGACTTAGCTGAATTAGTATGGCCAAACTGGGATACAGTAACTCCATCTGATAATGCACCAAGTGATGTTGCAACAGATGCAGATGGAACATACCAATTTATCTATGATTTCATGTCTTACGAGAAGTTCAACTCAAAGGAACAATTAGTAACAACTGCGCAGGAAGTTGTTGATTCAGGACAAAATATTAAATTATTCCCTGATGAGCAAGCAATTCGTTTCTTCGCACAAGGTGAAAATCCAAAAAGTTGGTTAAAAGATGGATCAATCAACCCTGAGCGTATGTATGATCAAATTGAATACATGGAAATCGCTAAAGATTTCTATTCTGATGACACTGCAAGTGCATTCACGATTAATGCAGGTGAGTGGTCACCAGAATGGTTTGGTGGAATAAGCGGACCAGTTTCACCAGTTGATTCAGATACTGAGTATCAAATCATGTCATATACATTACCTACATGGGGATTATTCCATGTTATGGAACCAAGTTCAATGGTTAAAGATGACGACGGGAACGTAACTAGTACATATGGTGACTGGCGTCTAGCAAGTGGACCTAATAGTTACTACTGGGGTGGAACATTCTTAGGAGTTTACACAAACTCTGAGAAAAAAGATGCTGCATATGATTTCATTAAGAGTATGACGTTAGACACTGACAGAATGCTTGAAAGAGCTCGCGAAAATGGAGATGTTTACTCTAGAATTTCAATCATGGAAACAATCTCAAGCGAATATTCAGGTAACCCATTCTTAGGTGGACAAAACCACTTCGACTACTTCTTACCAGAAGCACAGAAAATCGACGTATCGACTGTTACTAAACATGACCGTCAATTAGATACATTACTTGGTACATATGTTGAAGACTATAGAACAGGTGAGAAAACACTTGAAGAAGCATTAAATGAGTTCTATGACGAAGTTGAAGCAACACTTGGTGAAGAATACGTAACTCATGATCTACCAACAGCACCAAGATCATAA